The Arachis hypogaea cultivar Tifrunner chromosome 19, arahy.Tifrunner.gnm2.J5K5, whole genome shotgun sequence genome has a window encoding:
- the LOC112776951 gene encoding NAD-dependent malic enzyme, mitochondrial has translation MCSAGIGVLNAARKTMARMLGNNEIAYESAKSQFWVVEAKGLITEGRENIDPDALPFARNLKEMVRQGLREGASLVEVVRENDLFT, from the exons ATGTGCAG TGCTGGAATTGGGGTTCTCAATGCTGCAAGAAAAACAATGGCAAGGATGTTGGGGAATAATGAGATTGCTTATGAGAGTGCAAAGAGTCAATTTTGGGTCGTTGAGGCAAAG GGGTTAATCACTGAAGGACGGGAAAATATTGATCCAGATGCCCTACCTTTTGCAAGAAATTTGAAAGAAATGGTTCGTCAAGGACTCAGGGAAGGAGCAAGCCTTGTGGAAGTGGTTCGTGAAAATGATCTCTTTACTTGA
- the LOC112777937 gene encoding putative F-box protein At5g55150 gives MASPSLSVPYALLPSIQQTHLIDDDDDPITVDRSIFSLSENKRYEWKNMLEGLVGAWCVGSSHGWIVLLDQNGVPLLLNPSSFTTINLPPLPLSFLHPVTYSYFAEYLRKTFIVKAILMCCSSPSSYILAIIYGSNNKIAYCNSATWVELSHDKQSYCDIVLSNNYLYALTQYGSVEVWNICGQIPKRLILLTPTMEGNYEEEKAYLEDN, from the coding sequence ATggcttctccttctctctcagtTCCCTACGCTCTTCTTCCAAGCATTCAGCAAACACACctcattgatgatgatgatgatcctaTAACTGTTGATAGAAGCATCTTCAGTTTATCGGAGAACAAGCGTTATGAGTGGAAGAACATGTTGGAGGGTCTTGTTGGAGCGTGGTGTGTTGGTTCTTCTCATGGTTGGATTGTGCTTTTGGATCAGAATGGAGTTCCACTTCTTCTAAATCCTTCTTCTTTCACTACCATTAACTTACCACCTCTTCCCCTTTCATTCTTGCACCCTGTCACATATTCTTACTTTGCTGAATACTTAAGGAAAACGTTCATAGTCAAAGCAATCTTGATGTGTTGTTCCTCTCCTTCAAGCTACATTCTTGCCATCATATATGGTTCAAACAACAAGATTGCTTATTGCAATTCTGCAACTTGGGTTGAGCTCTCTCATGATAAGCAATCTTATTGTGACATTGTGCTCAGCAACAACTATCTTTATGCCTTAACACAATATGGTTCTGTTGAAGTTTGGAATATTTGTGGACAAATTCCTAAAAGATTGATTCTTTTAACACCAACTATGGAGGGGAATTACGAAGAGGAGAAAGCATATTTAGAAGATAACTGA
- the LOC112777935 gene encoding putative F-box protein At5g55150, which yields MASPSLSVPYALLPSIQQTHLIDDDDDPITIDRSIFSLSENKRYEWTNMLMGHVGAWCVGSSHGWIVLLDQNGVPLLLNPSSSTTINVPPLPLSFLHPVTYSYFAEYLRKTFIVKATLMCSSSPSSYILAIIYGSNNKIAYCNSATWVELSHDTQSYCDIVFSNNYLYALKQDGSVEVWNICGQIPERLILLTPTVEETDEDEKPYLGDKFSRNLYLVVSAKEIFLVIRFIGNFVNDDGLVVEEGDLLSSEDTQPLICPYRTKYFTVYKLDFGDKKWKKMRSLHDKVLFLGANESVSMDAKACLGCEGNSIYFTDDRWEEMTLDYMYGGHDWGVFSFQEKCVKSLIQCANRIDPPPIWVVP from the coding sequence ATggcttctccttctctctcagtTCCCTACGCTCTTCTTCCAAGCATTCAGCAAACACACctcattgatgatgatgatgatcctaTAACCATTGATAGAAGCATCTTCAGTTTATCGGAGAACAAGCGTTATGAGTGGACGAACATGTTGATGGGTCATGTTGGAGCATGGTGTGTTGGTTCTTCTCACGGTTGGATTGTGCTTTTGGATCAGAATGGAGTTCCACTTCTTCTAAATCCTTCTTCTTCCACTACCATTAACGTACCACCTCTTCCCCTTTCATTCTTGCACCCTGTCACATATTCTTACTTTGCTGAATACTTAAGGAAAACGTTCATAGTCAAAGCAACCTTGATGTGTTCTTCCTCTCCCTCAAGCTACATTCTTGCCATCATATATGGTTCAAACAACAAGATTGCTTATTGCAATTCTGCAACTTGGGTTGAGCTCTCTCATGATACGCAATCGTACTGTGACATTGTGTTCAGCAACAACTATCTTTATGCCTTAAAACAAGATGGTTCTGTTGAAGTTTGGAATATTTGTGGACAAATTCCTGAAAGATTGATTCTTTTAACACCAACTGTGGAGGAGACTGATGAAGATGAGAAACCATATTTAGGAGATAAGTTTTCAAGAAATTTGTACTTGGTGGTATCTGCAAAAGAAATCTTTCTGGTGATAAGGTTTATTGGGAATTTTGTGAATGATGACGGGTTGGTAGTAGAAGAAGGAGATCTTTTATCATCTGAGGATACACAACCATTGATTTGTCCTTATAGAACAAAGTATTTTACTGTTTATAAGCTTGATTTTGGCGACAAGAAGTGGAAGAAGATGAGATCTTTACATGATAAAGTTCTGTTCTTGGGTGCTAATGAGTCTGTATCAATGGATGCTAAAGCTTGCTTGGGGTGTGAAGGAAACTCAATCTACTTCACAGATGATAGGTGGGAAGAGATGACTTTGGACTACATGTATGGTGGACATGATTGGGGTGTTTTCAGTTTTCAAGAGAAATGTGTTAAGAGTCTCATACAATGTGCAAATAGGATTGATCCTCCACCAATTTGGGTAGTTCCATAG
- the LOC112777936 gene encoding putative F-box protein At5g55150, with the protein MASPSLSVPYALLPSIQQTHLVDDDDDPITVDRSIFSLSENKRYEWKNMLEGHVGAWCVGSSHGWIVLLDQNGVPLLLNSSSSTTIKVPPLPLSFLHPVTYSYFAEYLRKMFIVKATLMCSSSPSSYILAIIYGSNNKIAYCNSATWVELSHDKQSYCDIVFSNNYLYALTQDGSIEVWNICGQIPKRLILLTPTVEENDEDEKPYLGENFSKNLYLVVSAEEILLVIRFIGNFVNDDGLVIEEGDLLSSENTQPLICPYRTKYFTVYKLDIGDKKWKKMRSLHDKVLFLGANESISMDANACLGCKANSIYFTDDRWEEMTLDYMYGGHDWGVFNLQEKCIKSLMECANRIDPPPIWIVP; encoded by the coding sequence ATggcttctccttctctctcagtTCCCTACGCTCTTCTTCCAAGCATTCAGCAAACACACCtcgttgatgatgatgatgatcctaTAACCGTTGATAGAAGCATCTTCAGTTTATCGGAGAACAAGCGTTATGAGTGGAAGAACATGTTGGAGGGTCATGTTGGAGCATGGTGTGTTGGTTCTTCTCACGGTTGGATTGTGCTTTTGGATCAGAATGGAGTTCCACTTCTTCtaaattcttcttcttccactacCATTAAAGTACCACCTCTTCCCCTTTCATTCTTGCACCCTGTCACATATTCTTACTTTGCTGAATACTTAAGGAAAATGTTCATAGTCAAAGCAACCTTGATGTGTTCTTCCTCTCCTTCAAGCTACATTCTTGCCATCATATATGGTTCAAACAACAAGATTGCTTATTGCAATTCTGCAACTTGGGTTGAGCTCTCTCATGATAAGCAATCTTACTGTGACATTGTGTTCAGCAACAACTATCTTTATGCCTTGACACAAGATGGTTCTATTGAAGTTTGGAATATTTGTGGGCAAATTCCTAAAAGATTGATTCTTTTAACACCAACTGTGGAGGAGAATGATGAAGATGAGAAACCATATTTAGGAGAAAACTTCTCAAAAAATTTGTACTTGGTGGTATCTGCAGAAGAAATTTTGCTGGTGATAAGGTTTATTGGGAATTTTGTGAATGATGACGGGTTGGTAATAGAAGAAGGAGATCTTTTATCATCTGAGAATACACAACCATTGATTTGTCCTTATAGAACAAAATATTTTACTGTTTATAAACTTGATATTGGAGACAAGAAGTGGAAAAAGATGAGATCTTTACATGATAAAGTTTTGTTCTTGGGTGCTAATGAGTCTATATCAATGGATGCTAACGCTTGCTTAGGGTGTAAAGCAAACTCAATCTATTTCACAGATGATAGGTGGGAAGAGATGACTTTGGACTACATGTATGGTGGACATGATTGGGGTGTTTTCAATCTTCAAGAAAAATGTATTAAGAGCCTCATGGAATGTGCAAATAGGATTGATCCTCCACCAATTTGGATAGTTCCATAG